Proteins from a single region of Paraburkholderia sp. PGU19:
- a CDS encoding transglutaminase family protein translates to MYLTIRHDTFYRYESTVHYSIQQLRLTPSSGASQIVRRWTLDAPGKLDSTFDAYGNVLHTLVLNKQHDEIRVHVSGEVDTFALIDGRLGNDAGAIPLEHFTCATRLTDCDPAIRELAASVPSLDKPAALIALAEKIIDRVQFETGATGVTSTASQALALGKGVCQDHAHLMLACCRARGIPARYVSGYIEPGDVEHAASHAWVDVWLTGIGWISVDVTHAAFASEMYCRLAAARDYEAASPVRGRRIGGLEETLDVSVAVKAQEQSPQ, encoded by the coding sequence ATGTATCTGACGATCCGCCACGACACCTTTTACCGCTACGAATCGACGGTCCATTACTCGATCCAGCAACTGCGCCTCACGCCGTCGAGCGGTGCTTCACAGATCGTGCGGCGCTGGACGCTCGATGCGCCCGGCAAGCTCGACTCGACCTTCGATGCCTATGGCAACGTGCTGCACACGCTCGTGCTCAACAAGCAGCACGACGAGATACGCGTGCATGTGTCGGGCGAAGTCGACACGTTTGCGTTGATCGACGGTCGGCTCGGCAACGACGCGGGCGCGATCCCGCTCGAGCATTTCACCTGCGCGACGCGGCTGACCGACTGCGATCCCGCGATCCGCGAACTGGCGGCGTCCGTGCCGTCGCTCGACAAGCCAGCCGCGCTGATTGCGCTGGCGGAGAAGATCATCGATCGCGTGCAGTTCGAGACGGGCGCGACGGGCGTGACGAGCACGGCGTCGCAGGCGCTCGCGCTCGGCAAGGGCGTCTGTCAGGACCACGCGCATCTGATGCTCGCGTGCTGCCGCGCGCGCGGCATTCCGGCGCGCTATGTGAGCGGCTATATCGAACCGGGCGACGTCGAACATGCGGCGAGTCACGCGTGGGTCGATGTGTGGCTCACGGGTATCGGCTGGATTTCCGTCGACGTCACGCACGCTGCGTTCGCCAGCGAGATGTATTGCCGGCTCGCGGCGGCGCGCGACTATGAAGCGGCGTCGCCTGTGCGCGGGCGGCGTATCGGCGGACTGGAAGAAACGCTCGATGTGTCCGTTGCCGTGAAGGCGCAGGAACAGTCGCCGCAATAG
- a CDS encoding porin: MKRIALSTLSLALLGAAGAAHAQSSVTLYGLIDDSIQYVHNSNPADQNLWQLAAGNLQGSRWGMKGTEDLGGGLKAIFQLESGFNPNNGKMGSYGTGTKLFGRQAYVGLTHDAYGTFTLGRQYDPLVDLVQPLTADNYFGSTFTTPGDVDNNDNSSRTNNAIKYVSPVWSGFQFEGMYALGGVAGATGAGQSWAGAATWSGGPFSVAAGYFRMENANTLASRGVTPATPAGTWNTGVTSDGTFDGSNINGAYQSAKQIDITSVAGQYVTGPFTFNLRYSFAQYKPDAFSGFASQQKYQVAGAFAGYQITPAMLVGLGYTYTHGSGDASASYNQVSLGGDYNLSKRTDLYLIGAYQHASGHQRDQTTGKIVDAGASVGSYGYQAGSTSQEIVSLGIRHKF; the protein is encoded by the coding sequence ATGAAACGAATCGCACTGTCGACGCTCTCGCTGGCACTGCTCGGCGCTGCAGGCGCAGCACATGCACAGAGCAGCGTGACGCTTTATGGCTTGATCGATGACTCGATCCAGTACGTTCACAACTCAAACCCGGCTGACCAAAACCTTTGGCAACTGGCCGCCGGTAACCTGCAAGGCAGCCGTTGGGGCATGAAGGGCACGGAAGACCTGGGCGGTGGCCTGAAGGCGATCTTCCAGTTGGAAAGCGGCTTCAACCCGAACAACGGCAAGATGGGCTCGTACGGCACGGGCACGAAGCTGTTCGGCCGCCAGGCATATGTCGGTTTGACGCACGACGCGTACGGTACGTTCACGCTGGGTCGCCAGTACGACCCGCTGGTCGACCTGGTCCAGCCGCTGACGGCTGACAACTACTTCGGCAGCACGTTCACGACGCCGGGCGACGTTGACAACAACGACAACAGCTCGCGTACGAACAACGCAATCAAGTACGTGTCGCCCGTGTGGAGCGGCTTCCAGTTCGAAGGCATGTACGCTCTCGGCGGCGTCGCTGGCGCAACGGGTGCAGGCCAATCGTGGGCAGGCGCAGCAACGTGGAGCGGCGGTCCGTTCAGCGTTGCAGCTGGCTACTTCCGCATGGAAAACGCCAACACGCTGGCTAGCCGCGGCGTCACCCCGGCAACGCCGGCTGGCACGTGGAACACAGGCGTGACGTCGGACGGTACGTTTGACGGCTCGAACATCAACGGCGCGTACCAGTCTGCCAAGCAGATCGACATCACGTCGGTTGCTGGCCAATATGTCACGGGTCCGTTCACGTTCAACCTGCGTTACAGCTTCGCGCAGTACAAGCCGGACGCATTCTCGGGCTTCGCGTCGCAGCAGAAGTATCAGGTTGCTGGCGCCTTCGCTGGCTACCAGATCACGCCGGCGATGCTGGTCGGTCTGGGCTACACGTACACGCACGGCTCTGGCGACGCGTCGGCAAGCTACAACCAGGTTTCGTTGGGCGGCGACTACAATCTGTCGAAGCGTACCGACCTGTACCTGATCGGTGCTTACCAGCACGCAAGCGGCCATCAGCGTGATCAAACCACGGGCAAGATCGTCGACGCAGGCGCATCGGTTGGCTCGTATGGCTACCAGGCAGGTTCGACCAGCCAGGAAATCGTCAGCCTGGGTATCCGTCACAAGTTCTAA
- a CDS encoding proteasome-type protease, translating into MTYCVAMCVDEGLVFLSDTRTNAGVDHISTARKMSVFEEPGERMLVLLGAGNLSLTQAVLQELSEPTGPSASSKPTLWSVPTMADAARVVGQAVRDVHLREANALQEFGVDFNCSFILGGQIRENAESGNGAGQPRPRLFMIYAAGNFIESSRVNPYFQIGESKYGKPIIDRVLIPSTPLDEAAKCALISMDSTLRSNLSVGLPLDLLVYEKDSLKVTRFVSIDQDNAYYQMIHRTWGERLRQVFGEIPDPDWQVTGDVPQNGHVGEMVLYRPPGELHAHAAPGTPGVDPRPAQTLAQADKPKARG; encoded by the coding sequence ATGACTTACTGTGTGGCGATGTGCGTCGATGAAGGGCTCGTGTTCCTGTCGGATACGCGGACCAATGCCGGCGTCGATCACATCAGCACCGCGCGCAAGATGTCGGTGTTCGAAGAGCCTGGCGAACGCATGCTGGTGCTGCTCGGAGCGGGCAATCTGTCGCTCACGCAGGCCGTGCTGCAAGAGTTGTCCGAGCCTACTGGGCCTTCCGCTTCGTCGAAGCCCACGCTCTGGAGCGTGCCCACCATGGCCGATGCCGCGCGCGTGGTCGGCCAGGCAGTGCGCGACGTGCACCTGCGCGAGGCGAATGCGCTGCAGGAATTCGGCGTCGACTTCAATTGCAGCTTCATTCTCGGCGGACAGATCCGTGAGAACGCGGAAAGCGGCAATGGCGCCGGACAGCCGCGGCCGCGTCTCTTCATGATCTATGCGGCGGGCAATTTCATCGAATCGTCACGCGTGAACCCGTACTTTCAGATCGGCGAGTCGAAGTATGGCAAGCCGATCATCGACCGCGTGCTGATCCCATCCACGCCGCTCGACGAGGCCGCCAAGTGCGCGCTGATCTCGATGGACTCGACGCTGCGCTCGAACCTCTCGGTCGGGCTGCCGCTCGATCTGCTCGTCTATGAGAAAGATTCGCTGAAGGTGACGCGCTTCGTATCGATCGATCAGGACAATGCCTATTACCAGATGATCCATCGCACGTGGGGCGAACGGCTTCGGCAAGTGTTCGGCGAGATTCCCGATCCGGACTGGCAAGTCACGGGCGACGTGCCGCAGAACGGGCATGTCGGAGAGATGGTGCTGTATCGGCCGCCGGGCGAGTTGCATGCGCATGCAGCGCCCGGCACGCCGGGTGTCGATCCGCGGCCCGCGCAGACTCTGGCGCAAGCCGACAAGCCTAAAGCGCGCGGCTGA